The window GGCGAAGAGCAGGTCGGTGCCGTGGACCAGGGCGATGCGGGGGTGTGCGGGGAGGGCTCGGATCAGGGCGGGGGTGGCGCCGAAGGTGAGGTGCTGCAGGTGCAGAACGTCGATCCGGGTCGGGTCGATCGCGGCTGCCAGAGCCGAGCGAAGGGCGGCGACGTATTGGCTGAAGGCTTGGCCCTCCAGGCACTTCCCGGGGACTTGGAGGAGGTCGAGGCCGGCCGGGAGGTGAGGTCGCGGGCCGGTAGGGGCGAGCATGAACGCCCGTGCGGGGATGAGTGGTTGCTCGCCCGTGTAGAGGTCGAGGAAGAGTTCGACGCTGCCTCCCGGGGTTCCGGCGGGCAGGTCCAGCAGGGTGGCGGCCAGCGGCGCGGTGGTCGGTTGCGGGGTCACCGGACTCCTCCGGGGATCTCTTCGTAGAGGCGGGAGATGTCGATGCCGTCCGTCGCCGCGTACTTGGCGTCCTGCTGCTGGTAGCTGGCCGGTGTGCCGAAGGCGCTGAGGAAGACAAGCTTGCCGAAGGTCATGCCCGCGTAGATGCGAACCGGCCGGGCGGCACGGATCTCCAGGGTCCAGCGGATGGCGTGACCTTGGTGGCCGAGGGGGGCGGAGACGTGGACCCAGATACCGAGCGCGCCGATGGTTCGGTCGCCGTTGAGCATCTGCGCGTACGTCTCGGAGCCGGTCCTCTCCAGCGTGACGCCGAGGTAGAGGGAGCCGGGCTTCAACACCAGGCCCGCAGCCGGGATGGTCTGCTCGGTGAACTCGGTCGGGACGGCTGCGTCCAGGTCGCCGTCGCAGACCCGGATGGTGTCGCCGAGCCGCCAGTCGTAGGCGTTCGGGGAGAGACGGGCGGGGTCGTACGGGTCGATCGTGATCTCGCCTGCCTGGAGGGCTGCGTTGATCGCCGGGCCGGTGAGGATCACGAGGCGACCGCTTTGAGCCGGGCCGCGTCGCGCCAGTAGGCGGACGGCTGCGGGCCTACGGCGGCCTGGTACTTGCCCTGGTAAAGGGCGATGGCGCCGGTGGAGACGAAGAACATGATCTGCCCGATCCGCATGCCCGCGTACACCCGTAGCGGGCGGATCGGGGAGAGCATCAGCGTCCACTGGCCGTGGAAGCCGATGTCGCCGATCGGCGCGGTGATCTCGACGAACAGCCCGAGCCTGCCGACGGAAGAGCGGCCGAACAACAGCGGTACGAAGGAGTCGGAGCCAACCTGTTCGACGGTGTGCCCGAGGTACAGCTCGCCGGGCTGGAGCACGTATCCGCTCTTCCCGATCGTGACCTCGCGGGTGGGGTTGGGGCGGCGGGCGTCGATCACGGTGTCGGTGTAGGTCAGCAGGGTGGGGCCGAGGCGGACGTTGTAGCTGTTGGGGTTGACCTGTTCCGGTTCGAAGGGCGCGATGGTCAGGCGTCCGTCGTGGGCAGCGGCGGTGATCTCGGGCCCGGTGAGGATCATTGCTCGCCTCCTGTAGCAGTGTCGTCAGCGCCAGCCAGGGGTGTGACCAGGACGCTTCGTACGGCTTGGCCGAGCCGTAGTCCGGCTTGATGGGTTCGTCCGCCGAGGTGGCTGTCGGCGAGGTAGTCAGTCGTCAACACGCTCCTCGTCGCCGGGGGCAGAGGAGTGGGAGCGACGACCAGAGGACCGGCACGGTCCGTGACGTGGCCGAGCAACTGCTCGTGGTCCTGGGCATGATCGTCGGGGAGGCGAGCGTGGACGAGCCGATTGTCGAAGGGCTCGATGGTCAGCAGGTCGCCGAGGGTGAGCACTTCTCCGAGCGGCGTGGAACGCAGGGCAGTCTCGTTGAGGACGACCGCGTCGGCGCCGAGACCCGAGTGCAGTCGGCCGGCGACATCTGCCAGTAACTGGCGCCGGTCCAACGGGCCATTGCGGTAGGGCCCGTTCACGATGCCGAGCGGGCTCGCGAGCGTCCGGCCGACAAGCGCGATCTTGTCTCGCACCGTGGCGAGGCCCTCGGGCAGCCCGTGCGAGCTGGGGAAGGTGCCTGTGCGGGCGGCCCAGCCGGTTCCGATGGGCTCTGCGGTGGCGTACCCGATGCCGAGTTCGCGTCCCTTGACCACGAGGGTGTCGCCGACAGCTACGGGTCCATACGTGTCGCTGTGGCAGTGCCCGGAGAAGATGATGTCCGCGAAGGGGCAGGCGGCGGCCAGCTTCAGGTCCTCATCGAAGCCGGAGTGGGACAGCACGATCCAGGCGTCGGCGCGGTGGTGATGTTCAAGCATCACCTCGCGCAGGGCCTGAGCAGGGTCGATGACGTGGTGACCGATGCGGTCGCCGGCGGGGATCGCGTTGAACGCCTGGGTGCCGATCACTGCGGTGACGGCGACGCGTCGGCCGGCGATCCGCTCGATGCGTACGCGATCGAAGAGGGGCTTACCGTCGTCGTCGGTCGTGTTGGCGCACACGGTCATCTCGTGCAGCCCCGGCTCGAAATGGTGCCGCCAACCGTGATTCCCCGGGGCCAGCAGGTCGTAGAGGCTGGTGAGGATCTCGCGCTCGATCTGGCCCTGGCCGAGGCGGTAGAAGCCGCTGCCTTCGAAGAAGTCGCCGCAGTCCACGATCAGGCTCTCGGCCCTCGCGGCGTGGAGATGGGCGAGCATCGGTGCGGGGGAGGCGAAGGCGGAGTGGACGTCCGTCGTGGCGATGATCCGCCGTAACTGCCGGTTCATGGCGTGACCTCGCAGATGTCGGCGCCGAGGGCATACAGCTTGGTGGGAAGGTCGGCGTGGCCGCGTCGGAGCTGCTCCAGGCCGCCCAGGGTGGTGACGCCGTGCGCTGTCAGGCCGGCGATGAGCAGGGCGGAACCCGTGCGGATGTCGGTGGCCTCCACGCCAGCTCCGGTCAACTGCTGCGGACCGGTGAGACGGCACTTGGTCGGCGACAGCTCGTGGATCACGGCACCGAGACGCGTCAGCTGTGGCAGCAGGTTGCCGTGGCGGCCGGGGTTGATCGTGTCGGAGAAGAGGTGCGTACCGGGGCGAGTGAGGGCCAAGGCCATCAAGGACGGCTCGAAATCGGCATCCAGGCCCCCGGGGGCGAGGGAAGCGATGGCCCGCAGAGACCGGCTGGTGGGACGGGTTGCTCGTGCTCGGACGGTGAGCACGTCGTCCTCGGTGTCGGCGGGAACCCCGAGCCACCGCAAGGCCCTGACCAGGGGGACGACATCGTCACCGCGTACACCACAGATGCGTGCGTCGCCGCCTGTGACCGCGACCGCGCAGGCCAAGGTCCCGGCCTCGATCTTGTCCCCGGGCACCCGCCAGACGATGGTCTCCATGGGAGCGGCAAAAGGCGGCGCGAGAGCAAGAAGCGCCTCACTGACTCGGCACTGCCAGCCAGCCGTCCGCACCGCCTCAACAACAGCCAGCACTTCCGGTGAGAGGTTGGGCATCCCCAGCCGCAGTGGCCGTCCGGCCACGACCGCGCGCAGGAGAGCAGCGATGGTCGCGCCTCGGGAGCGGAAGGGCAACATGATCGAGACCGTTTCGGCCCGGGTGCTGGCTGCTTCCACGACATAGCCGTGGTCGTCGACGGTCGTGCGGTCCCCGAATCGTTCGTAGACCTTGAAGTGCTGCTCCATGCCGCGTTCCCCGATCCGGCAGCCCCCCGGCCAGGGGAGCCGCGCCCGCCCGTACAAGCCCAGCAGAGCGGGGACAAGGTAGTACGAGGCCCGGATGCGGGCGGCGATGTCAAGGTCGGACCCGGCTTGGGACTTGTCGCTCGGCAGGATCATCGCGGTGTGCGGGTCGCTGACGGGGCGGGCCGTGTGCCAGCCAGCCTGGTGGAGCAAGGTGAGCATCGTCTCGACGTCGGCGTTGGCCGGGACGTTGCCCACGTGCACCGGACAGTGCAGGGCCGCAGCTACGGCCAAAAGCGGCAGGGCTGCGTTCTTGGACCCGTCGACCGTCACGGAACCGGTGAGAGGGCTCCCGGGTCGGATGGCCACCACTTCGGCGGCGCCTGGAGGGATCCGTACGGCTGTCAACCGTCAACTCCTTTGCAGAGGAACGTGTCGTGAGGGCTGGGCTGGGGCGCCGACCTTGAACTCGGCCCAGCAGCGTTTGCCGGACGGCAGCGGATCGACTCCGTGGCGATCAGCCAGGGCGGCGACGAGGAACAAGCCGCGACCGCCCTCTGCCTCCATGTCCGGCAGTCCGGCTCGTGGGACCTTGCGGTCGGCATCGGTCACCTCGATCAGCAGACGCTCGCCGTTGAGGCGGGCGCCGGCCGAGATCGGGCCCTCGCCCGCGTGCCGCACCGCGTTCGTCAGCAGTTCGGCGGCGACCAGCTCTGCCGTGCTCAGCAGGTCCTGGTCGAGGGAGGCGTCCCAGCGCCGTATCCCGTTCGCGAGCCGCCGCCGCGCGGAGCGGGCGGCGGCAGGTGTGCCGTGAACGGAGAATCGGATCTGGTGCGCTTCCATGAGCTGCCTCCTGGATCGGTGCGGCTGCTCCACGCAACCGCTCCGGAGGCGAGCGGGACTACGCCGTGTGCCGGGGCTGCATCACTTATGCAGGAGCCGCATCGCGGTGAATTGCCGCTCGGTTACGCTCGGTTGAGCAGGCAGGATCGGCGACGGCAGGAGGGGCCGTGGCACAGATGGCCGAAGAACAGAGCGAGGCGAGACGGATCGGCGAAGTGATCCGTCAGGCACGCGTGTTACAGCGGCGCTCGCAAAAAGATGTGGCCGCCGCACTGGGGTATCACCAGTCGAAGGTGAGCCGTCTGGAGAGCGGCAGGGGCACGGAGGACGTGCGCACGCTGCGCGAGGTCGCGCAGGCGCTGGACATTCCAGCGCACCGTCTCGGCCTCGCCGCCGCATCTGACACCGGCCCCGCCGCTGAGCCCGGAGCAGAGGACATGCACCGCCGTACCTTCCTTGCCGCGAGCGTGGCCGCGCTCGCGGCTCCACCGCCGTCATCGTCGTCGACCACCGCGCATCACGACCTGATCCGGGTCCTGATGCCGGGCACGAGCCCCGCCGCCACCGGGCAAGCCTTGGGCATCGACGAGTTGCGGACCCGGGTGCGGGCAGTACGCCGGATGTTCTACGTGTGCGACTACGTGGAACTGGAGCAGACCCTGCCGGGGCTGATCGCCGACCTGCGCCAGGCCGCCGGCGGTGGCTCCTCCTGCTCGGCGGAGGCGTCCGGGCTGCTCGCGACCGCGTACCAGACCTCGGTAAGCCTGCTGCTGAAACGAGCCGACCAGGGCAACGCCTGGCTCGCGGCCGGTCGGGCCATGGCCGAGGCGGAACGATCCGGAGACCCGGTCGTCCTAGCCGCCAGCGTCCGCGTGCACGCCCACGTCCTCGTACGGGACAAGCACACCGCCCAGGCCGTGAACATGGTCCGCCACACCGCCGACCAGCTCACCGGCTCCTACGACCAGCGCTCCCCCCGCTACCTGGCGGCGGTCGGACTGCTCCTGCTGCGCGGGGCGACCGCCGCCAGCAGAAACGGCGACCGCGACACCACCCAGGACTTCCTCACCGAGGCCAAGGAAGTGGCCCGCTACGTCGCCTTCGACCAACCGGACGCCTGGGCGAACTTCAGCCCCACCAACGTCGCCCTGCACGAGCTCAGCGCGGCCGTCTCCTTCGGCGACGCCGGCATCGCCCTGCAGACCGCACGCCCCCTCATGCGCCGGCACATTCCCGTCCCCGAGCGCCGAGCCGCCCTCTGGGTGGAGACCGCCCGCGCCTACAGTCAGCAGGGCAGACTCGCCGACGGCTACCAGGCCCTGCGCATCGCCGAAAGCTGCGCGGCACAGGACATCCGCCGCCCGGCCGTACGCGAACTGGTCGCCGACATGGCAGCCCGCGACCGCCGCCGGGCCCTGCCCGAACTGCACCACTTCAGCCGCCAACTGGGAGTGCCCGCGTGAGTGACCAGCCCGACAAGCCGTTCCTCCAGATCGTGGTCTGCGCGGCCGGAGTCGCCGGTGACATCGGCAAACTGATCACCGCAGCACACGAACGGCAGTGGGACGTCGGCGTCG is drawn from Streptomyces bottropensis ATCC 25435 and contains these coding sequences:
- a CDS encoding UDP-N-acetylglucosamine 1-carboxyvinyltransferase, translated to MVAIRPGSPLTGSVTVDGSKNAALPLLAVAAALHCPVHVGNVPANADVETMLTLLHQAGWHTARPVSDPHTAMILPSDKSQAGSDLDIAARIRASYYLVPALLGLYGRARLPWPGGCRIGERGMEQHFKVYERFGDRTTVDDHGYVVEAASTRAETVSIMLPFRSRGATIAALLRAVVAGRPLRLGMPNLSPEVLAVVEAVRTAGWQCRVSEALLALAPPFAAPMETIVWRVPGDKIEAGTLACAVAVTGGDARICGVRGDDVVPLVRALRWLGVPADTEDDVLTVRARATRPTSRSLRAIASLAPGGLDADFEPSLMALALTRPGTHLFSDTINPGRHGNLLPQLTRLGAVIHELSPTKCRLTGPQQLTGAGVEATDIRTGSALLIAGLTAHGVTTLGGLEQLRRGHADLPTKLYALGADICEVTP
- the dcd gene encoding dCTP deaminase, whose protein sequence is MILTGPEITAAAHDGRLTIAPFEPEQVNPNSYNVRLGPTLLTYTDTVIDARRPNPTREVTIGKSGYVLQPGELYLGHTVEQVGSDSFVPLLFGRSSVGRLGLFVEITAPIGDIGFHGQWTLMLSPIRPLRVYAGMRIGQIMFFVSTGAIALYQGKYQAAVGPQPSAYWRDAARLKAVAS
- a CDS encoding ATP-binding protein, which encodes MEAHQIRFSVHGTPAAARSARRRLANGIRRWDASLDQDLLSTAELVAAELLTNAVRHAGEGPISAGARLNGERLLIEVTDADRKVPRAGLPDMEAEGGRGLFLVAALADRHGVDPLPSGKRCWAEFKVGAPAQPSRHVPLQRS
- a CDS encoding dCTP deaminase — encoded protein: MILTGPAINAALQAGEITIDPYDPARLSPNAYDWRLGDTIRVCDGDLDAAVPTEFTEQTIPAAGLVLKPGSLYLGVTLERTGSETYAQMLNGDRTIGALGIWVHVSAPLGHQGHAIRWTLEIRAARPVRIYAGMTFGKLVFLSAFGTPASYQQQDAKYAATDGIDISRLYEEIPGGVR
- a CDS encoding metallophosphoesterase, with translation MNRQLRRIIATTDVHSAFASPAPMLAHLHAARAESLIVDCGDFFEGSGFYRLGQGQIEREILTSLYDLLAPGNHGWRHHFEPGLHEMTVCANTTDDDGKPLFDRVRIERIAGRRVAVTAVIGTQAFNAIPAGDRIGHHVIDPAQALREVMLEHHHRADAWIVLSHSGFDEDLKLAAACPFADIIFSGHCHSDTYGPVAVGDTLVVKGRELGIGYATAEPIGTGWAARTGTFPSSHGLPEGLATVRDKIALVGRTLASPLGIVNGPYRNGPLDRRQLLADVAGRLHSGLGADAVVLNETALRSTPLGEVLTLGDLLTIEPFDNRLVHARLPDDHAQDHEQLLGHVTDRAGPLVVAPTPLPPATRSVLTTDYLADSHLGGRTHQAGLRLGQAVRSVLVTPLAGADDTATGGEQ
- a CDS encoding helix-turn-helix domain-containing protein, with product MAEEQSEARRIGEVIRQARVLQRRSQKDVAAALGYHQSKVSRLESGRGTEDVRTLREVAQALDIPAHRLGLAAASDTGPAAEPGAEDMHRRTFLAASVAALAAPPPSSSSTTAHHDLIRVLMPGTSPAATGQALGIDELRTRVRAVRRMFYVCDYVELEQTLPGLIADLRQAAGGGSSCSAEASGLLATAYQTSVSLLLKRADQGNAWLAAGRAMAEAERSGDPVVLAASVRVHAHVLVRDKHTAQAVNMVRHTADQLTGSYDQRSPRYLAAVGLLLLRGATAASRNGDRDTTQDFLTEAKEVARYVAFDQPDAWANFSPTNVALHELSAAVSFGDAGIALQTARPLMRRHIPVPERRAALWVETARAYSQQGRLADGYQALRIAESCAAQDIRRPAVRELVADMAARDRRRALPELHHFSRQLGVPA